In one window of Nocardia brasiliensis DNA:
- a CDS encoding WXG100 family type VII secretion target, protein MSSHFSVDLERLDQLVARLTGLSGFIHENLDGLDEKVAGLVGTGWESAAAQAYNDAHTQWARGAREFAEGVADMGRAARDAHSRYTRAVDLNHKMLSGG, encoded by the coding sequence GTGAGTTCGCATTTCTCGGTCGATCTGGAGCGTCTTGATCAACTCGTGGCTCGGTTGACGGGGTTGTCCGGGTTCATCCACGAAAATCTCGACGGCCTCGACGAGAAGGTGGCCGGGCTCGTCGGTACCGGCTGGGAAAGCGCTGCCGCGCAGGCATACAACGACGCGCACACCCAATGGGCTCGGGGCGCGCGTGAGTTCGCGGAGGGTGTCGCTGATATGGGCCGCGCCGCGCGCGACGCCCACAGTCGCTATACCCGCGCGGTCGACCTGAACCACAAAATGTTGTCCGGGGGCTGA
- a CDS encoding WXG100 family type VII secretion target — protein sequence MVEGGGSAPNAQGLAVVPEQVRAVGNHVYELAEALRSALESAGVDVDAVLTDGWTGSSAAEFAEGWTDVRDGGMTIMRALTAMAERLGVTAETYTSQDQSTASAMGGSSLDLP from the coding sequence ATGGTCGAGGGTGGGGGATCGGCACCAAACGCCCAGGGTCTCGCTGTCGTCCCGGAGCAAGTACGTGCGGTCGGAAACCATGTGTACGAGCTGGCAGAAGCGTTGAGGTCGGCATTGGAGTCGGCTGGTGTTGACGTGGACGCGGTGCTGACCGATGGTTGGACCGGTAGCTCAGCGGCTGAGTTCGCCGAGGGCTGGACCGATGTCCGAGACGGTGGCATGACGATCATGCGGGCGCTCACGGCGATGGCCGAGAGACTCGGCGTCACCGCGGAGACATACACGTCCCAGGACCAGTCCACTGCGTCGGCCATGGGCGGCTCGAGTCTGGATCTGCCGTGA
- the smc gene encoding chromosome segregation protein SMC translates to MHLKSLTLKGFKSFASATTLRLEPGITCVVGPNGSGKSNVVDALTWVMGEQGAKALRGGKMQDVIFAGTAGRAPLGRAEVTLTIDNSDGALPIDYAEVSITRRMFRDGAGEYEINGSTCRLMDVQELLSDSGIGREMHVIVGQGQLSAILESRPEDRRAFIEEAAGVLKHRKRKEKAVRKLEAMQANLARLTDLTTELRRQLKPLGRQAEVARRAQTVQADLRDARMRLAADDLVTRRRELESQQSKEAYAREQHINVQSELDAANAALAQQEFQLSRLTPSAEAAAQTWFQLSALAERVNATIRIAQDRARHLDTEAPVGTGRDPEQLEAEAERVEAEEAELREAVEIATETLEAARDALAEREHSAKAAEQAHLAAVRAIADRREGVARLAGKVDTLRTRAQSVDAEIARLTTAIADARHRGEAAQAEFDTVQAELTELDAGEAGLDAQHEHAVQALALADQRVTELREQDREASKRVASLSARIEALGMNLARRDGAAWLVEHRSQGLLGPLSGLLRVHGGFEAAVATALGPLADAVAADTGESAHAAIRALKEADGGRAALVFSADAGQRPHPGPLPGGVRWLADVVECPDSVRAAIMALTAGIAVADDLAAARAVVAARPDVRVVTRDGDLTGTGWLLGGSDRAPSQLEIQADIDTAKADLVAAQRRAEELEAALSGALAEQADRKDAVDQALLALHESDQSLVAIYDRLGRLGHAARTAQADNDRLLAQRAETEASREESLTALAELEDRLRNAELEQTEIDSDGTAAGTETAGREREEAAAALAEARSMEVEARLAVRTAEERAESVRGKADSLRRAARAERETRARAERAQASRKKAAEVAAAVAESGARVAAELEKVVAEAGARRDELVRRRGEVAAQVEQVKERVRALSTQLAQLTDAVHRDEVAKAQAALRIEQLEATISEQFGIALNDLIAEYGPDVPLPPTDLEWQEYEQAKERGEQVTAPAPMPYDRQTQERRAKRAEKDLTTLGKVNPLALEEFAALEERYNFLATQLEDVKSARKDLLDVVAEVDARILQVFTEAWEDVEREFVGVFAKLFPGGEGRLLLTDPSDMLTTGIEVEARPPGKKVKRLSLLSGGEKSLTAVALLVAIFRARPSPFYVMDEVEAALDDTNLRRLIGLFEQLREKSQLIVITHQKPTMEIADALYGVSMRGDGITQVISQRLRGENLTPAGAS, encoded by the coding sequence TTGCATCTGAAGAGCCTGACGCTGAAGGGCTTCAAATCCTTCGCGTCCGCGACGACGTTGCGCCTGGAACCCGGCATCACGTGTGTGGTCGGTCCGAACGGATCCGGCAAGTCCAACGTGGTCGACGCGCTCACCTGGGTGATGGGTGAGCAGGGAGCCAAGGCGCTACGCGGCGGCAAGATGCAGGACGTGATCTTCGCGGGCACCGCGGGCCGGGCACCGCTGGGGCGCGCCGAGGTGACCCTCACCATCGACAATTCCGACGGCGCGCTGCCGATCGACTACGCCGAGGTCTCCATCACCCGGCGGATGTTCCGCGACGGCGCGGGCGAGTACGAGATCAACGGCAGCACCTGCCGGCTGATGGACGTGCAGGAGCTGCTCAGTGACTCCGGCATCGGCCGGGAAATGCACGTCATCGTCGGGCAGGGCCAGCTCTCGGCCATCCTGGAATCGCGCCCGGAGGATCGGCGCGCGTTCATCGAAGAGGCCGCCGGTGTGCTCAAGCACCGCAAGCGGAAAGAGAAGGCGGTCCGCAAGCTCGAGGCGATGCAGGCCAACCTGGCCCGGCTCACCGACCTCACCACCGAGTTGCGCCGTCAACTCAAACCGCTCGGCAGACAGGCCGAGGTGGCGCGCCGCGCCCAGACCGTGCAGGCCGACCTGCGCGACGCCCGGATGCGCCTGGCCGCCGACGACCTGGTGACCCGGCGCCGCGAACTGGAGAGCCAGCAGAGCAAGGAAGCCTACGCCCGCGAACAGCACATCAACGTGCAGAGCGAGCTCGACGCCGCCAATGCCGCGCTCGCGCAACAGGAGTTCCAGCTCTCGCGGCTGACCCCGAGCGCGGAAGCCGCCGCGCAGACCTGGTTCCAGCTCTCGGCGCTGGCCGAGCGGGTCAACGCGACCATCCGCATCGCGCAGGACCGGGCCCGCCACCTCGACACCGAGGCGCCGGTCGGCACGGGACGCGATCCCGAACAGTTGGAAGCCGAAGCCGAACGCGTGGAGGCCGAAGAGGCCGAACTGCGCGAGGCGGTCGAGATCGCGACCGAGACGCTCGAGGCGGCCAGGGACGCGCTCGCCGAACGCGAGCACTCCGCCAAGGCCGCCGAGCAGGCACACCTGGCGGCCGTGCGCGCGATCGCGGACCGGCGCGAGGGCGTCGCCCGGCTCGCGGGCAAGGTCGACACACTGCGCACCAGGGCGCAATCGGTGGACGCCGAGATCGCTCGCCTGACCACCGCGATCGCCGACGCCCGGCACCGCGGCGAGGCCGCGCAGGCCGAATTCGACACGGTGCAGGCCGAACTCACCGAACTGGACGCAGGCGAGGCCGGTCTGGACGCGCAGCACGAACACGCGGTGCAGGCGCTCGCCCTGGCCGATCAGCGGGTGACCGAACTGCGCGAACAGGACCGCGAGGCGAGCAAGCGGGTCGCGTCACTCTCCGCGCGGATCGAGGCGCTCGGCATGAACCTGGCCCGTCGCGACGGAGCCGCCTGGCTGGTTGAGCATCGCTCCCAGGGCCTGCTCGGCCCGCTGTCCGGGCTGCTGCGGGTGCACGGCGGTTTCGAGGCCGCGGTCGCCACCGCGCTCGGCCCGCTCGCCGACGCGGTCGCCGCCGACACCGGGGAATCCGCGCACGCCGCCATTCGCGCGCTGAAAGAGGCCGACGGTGGCCGGGCCGCGCTGGTCTTCAGTGCCGACGCCGGACAGCGCCCGCACCCCGGCCCACTGCCCGGCGGGGTCCGCTGGCTCGCCGACGTGGTCGAGTGCCCCGACAGCGTGCGCGCGGCGATCATGGCGCTCACCGCGGGCATCGCCGTCGCCGACGATCTGGCCGCCGCCCGCGCGGTGGTCGCGGCCCGGCCCGACGTGCGCGTGGTCACCCGCGACGGCGACCTCACCGGAACCGGCTGGCTGCTCGGCGGATCCGATCGGGCGCCGAGCCAACTGGAGATCCAGGCCGATATCGACACCGCCAAAGCCGACCTGGTCGCCGCGCAGCGCCGGGCCGAGGAACTGGAGGCGGCGCTTTCCGGCGCGCTGGCCGAGCAGGCCGACCGCAAGGACGCCGTCGACCAGGCGCTGCTGGCATTGCACGAATCCGATCAGTCGCTGGTCGCCATCTACGACCGGCTCGGCAGGCTCGGCCACGCGGCCCGCACGGCTCAGGCCGACAACGACCGGCTGCTCGCCCAGCGCGCGGAAACCGAAGCGAGCAGGGAGGAATCGCTCACCGCGCTCGCCGAGCTCGAAGACCGGTTGCGCAACGCCGAACTGGAACAGACCGAGATCGACTCCGACGGCACCGCGGCGGGCACCGAGACCGCGGGCCGGGAACGCGAGGAAGCCGCCGCCGCGCTGGCCGAGGCCAGGTCCATGGAGGTGGAGGCGCGCCTGGCGGTGCGCACCGCCGAGGAACGCGCGGAATCGGTACGCGGCAAGGCGGATTCGCTGCGCCGCGCGGCCCGCGCCGAACGCGAGACCCGAGCCAGGGCCGAACGCGCCCAGGCCTCCAGGAAGAAGGCCGCCGAGGTCGCGGCCGCGGTCGCCGAATCGGGGGCCAGGGTCGCCGCCGAACTGGAGAAGGTGGTGGCCGAGGCAGGCGCCCGGCGCGACGAACTGGTCCGGCGCCGCGGTGAGGTCGCCGCCCAGGTCGAGCAGGTCAAGGAGCGGGTGCGCGCGCTGTCCACCCAGCTGGCCCAGCTCACCGACGCGGTGCACCGCGACGAAGTCGCGAAAGCCCAAGCGGCGCTGCGCATCGAACAGCTCGAGGCGACCATCTCCGAACAGTTCGGCATCGCGCTCAACGACTTGATCGCCGAGTACGGACCCGACGTGCCGCTGCCGCCGACCGACCTGGAATGGCAGGAATACGAGCAGGCCAAGGAGCGCGGCGAACAGGTCACCGCGCCCGCGCCGATGCCGTACGACCGGCAGACCCAGGAGCGGCGCGCCAAACGCGCCGAAAAGGACCTCACCACCCTCGGCAAGGTGAATCCCCTTGCGCTGGAAGAGTTCGCCGCGCTCGAGGAACGCTACAACTTCCTCGCCACCCAGCTCGAGGACGTCAAGAGCGCGCGCAAGGACCTGCTCGACGTGGTCGCCGAGGTGGATGCCCGCATCCTGCAGGTGTTCACCGAGGCGTGGGAGGACGTGGAACGCGAGTTCGTCGGCGTGTTCGCGAAACTGTTCCCCGGCGGCGAGGGCAGGCTGCTGCTCACCGACCCGTCCGACATGCTCACCACCGGTATCGAGGTGGAGGCGCGCCCGCCCGGCAAGAAGGTGAAGCGGCTCTCGCTGCTCTCCGGCGGCGAGAAGTCGCTCACCGCCGTCGCGCTGCTGGTCGCCATCTTCCGCGCCCGCCCGTCCCCGTTCTACGTGATGGACGAGGTCGAGGCCGCCCTGGACGACACCAACCTGCGCCGCCTCATCGGCCTCTTCGAGCAACTGCGCGAAAAGAGCCAGCTCATCGTCATCACCCACCAGAAACCCACCATGGAAATAGCCGACGCCCTCTACGGCGTCAGCATGCGCGGCGACGGCATAACCCAGGTGATCTCCCAACGCCTCCGCGGCGAAAACCTCACCCCCGCCGGCGCCTCGTAA
- a CDS encoding DUF1707 SHOCT-like domain-containing protein, with the protein MDISTGTRASNAERDKVVRLLARHLEDGRIDLAEYDQRTAQVYATTTRDDLQLVLSDLPKLAKEPAGNAAARIPIWQRIEGASWLGVSVLVLFIWAAISLSVGEFTYPWPIWVIGPWGAVLVFRMLTGFESGKYKYSRHTS; encoded by the coding sequence ATGGACATCTCGACCGGAACGCGCGCCTCGAACGCCGAACGTGACAAGGTGGTCCGGCTGCTCGCCAGGCATCTGGAAGACGGGCGGATCGACCTGGCCGAATACGACCAGCGCACCGCCCAGGTGTACGCCACGACCACCAGGGACGATCTGCAGCTCGTGCTGTCGGACCTGCCCAAGCTCGCGAAAGAGCCGGCGGGGAACGCCGCCGCCCGCATCCCGATCTGGCAGAGGATCGAGGGCGCGAGCTGGCTCGGGGTGAGCGTGCTCGTGCTGTTCATCTGGGCCGCGATCTCGCTGAGCGTCGGCGAGTTCACCTACCCCTGGCCGATCTGGGTGATCGGCCCGTGGGGTGCGGTGCTCGTCTTCCGCATGCTCACCGGCTTCGAGTCCGGCAAGTACAAGTACTCCCGGCATACCAGCTAG
- a CDS encoding S-(hydroxymethyl)mycothiol dehydrogenase, translating to MSETVRGVIARSKGAPVELVDVVIPNPGPHDVVVRVQACGVCHTDLHYREGGINDEFPFLLGHEAAGIVETVGDQVTHVTPGDFVVLNWRAVCGECRACRRGRPWYCFASSNASKKMTLTDGTELSPALGIGAFVDKTLVHERQCTKVDPAADPAVAGLLGCGVMAGIGAAMNTGNISRGDTVAVLGCGGVGDAAIAGARLAGAKTIIAVDRDPRKLTWAKDFGATHTIDASSEDVVAKIQEYTDEFGADVVIEAVGRPETWKQAFYARDLAGTVVLVGVPTPEMTIEMPLIDLFSRGGALKSSWYGDCLPERDFPMLVDLHLQGRLPLERFVTERISLGQVEAAFTAMHAGDVLRSVVVQ from the coding sequence GTGTCCGAAACCGTGCGCGGTGTCATCGCCCGTAGCAAGGGCGCGCCGGTCGAGCTCGTGGACGTGGTGATTCCGAACCCCGGACCGCACGACGTGGTCGTGCGCGTGCAGGCCTGCGGCGTCTGCCACACCGACCTGCACTACCGCGAGGGCGGCATCAACGACGAGTTCCCGTTCCTGCTCGGCCACGAGGCCGCCGGCATCGTGGAGACCGTCGGCGACCAGGTCACCCACGTGACGCCGGGCGACTTCGTGGTCCTGAACTGGCGCGCCGTCTGCGGCGAATGCCGGGCATGTCGCCGCGGCAGGCCCTGGTACTGCTTCGCCAGCAGCAACGCGAGCAAGAAGATGACCCTCACCGACGGCACCGAACTGAGCCCGGCCCTCGGCATCGGCGCCTTCGTCGACAAGACGCTCGTGCACGAACGTCAGTGCACCAAGGTCGATCCCGCCGCCGACCCGGCGGTGGCCGGGCTGCTCGGCTGCGGCGTGATGGCGGGCATCGGCGCGGCGATGAACACCGGCAACATCTCGCGCGGTGACACCGTCGCGGTGCTCGGCTGCGGCGGCGTCGGCGACGCGGCCATCGCCGGGGCCAGGCTGGCCGGCGCGAAGACCATCATCGCGGTGGACCGCGACCCGCGAAAGCTCACCTGGGCCAAAGACTTCGGCGCCACCCACACCATCGATGCGAGCTCCGAGGACGTGGTCGCGAAGATCCAGGAGTACACCGACGAATTCGGCGCCGACGTCGTCATCGAGGCGGTCGGCAGGCCGGAAACCTGGAAGCAGGCCTTCTACGCCCGCGATCTGGCGGGCACCGTGGTCCTCGTCGGCGTCCCCACCCCGGAGATGACCATCGAGATGCCGCTGATCGATCTGTTCTCCCGGGGCGGTGCGCTCAAGTCCTCCTGGTACGGCGACTGCCTGCCCGAGCGGGACTTCCCGATGCTGGTCGACCTGCACCTGCAGGGTCGCCTGCCACTGGAACGCTTTGTCACCGAAAGGATCTCGCTCGGCCAGGTGGAAGCGGCGTTCACCGCGATGCACGCAGGCGACGTGCTGCGCTCGGTGGTGGTCCAGTGA
- a CDS encoding MBL fold metallo-hydrolase, with the protein MIERVVTSGTFSLDGGTWDVDNNVWLIGDDRDVLVVDAAHDADAIAAAVGGRNVVAVLCTHGHNDHVTVAPELSARLDAPILLHPGDDPLWRMTHPDVDYRSLADTPRITVAGIDIDILHTPGHSPGSVSLHLPAAAALCTGDTLFSGGPGATGRSYSDFDTIIDSIRDRLLTLPEETTVHTGHGDTTTIGTEKPALADWIARGH; encoded by the coding sequence GTGATCGAGCGCGTCGTCACCTCCGGCACCTTCTCCCTCGACGGCGGCACCTGGGACGTCGACAACAACGTCTGGCTCATCGGCGACGACCGAGACGTGCTCGTCGTCGACGCCGCGCACGACGCGGACGCGATCGCCGCGGCGGTCGGCGGACGCAACGTCGTCGCCGTCCTCTGCACGCACGGCCACAACGACCACGTCACTGTCGCACCGGAATTGAGCGCCCGCCTCGACGCACCGATCCTGCTGCACCCCGGCGACGACCCGCTGTGGCGGATGACCCACCCCGACGTCGACTACCGTTCGCTGGCCGACACACCGCGAATCACGGTGGCGGGCATCGACATCGACATCCTGCACACCCCCGGCCACTCCCCCGGCTCGGTGTCCCTGCATCTGCCCGCCGCGGCCGCCCTCTGCACCGGCGACACCCTCTTCTCCGGCGGCCCCGGCGCTACCGGCCGCTCCTACTCCGATTTCGACACCATCATCGATTCCATCCGCGACCGCCTGCTCACCCTCCCCGAAGAAACCACCGTCCACACCGGCCACGGCGACACCACCACCATAGGCACCGAAAAACCCGCCCTGGCCGACTGGATCGCCCGCGGACATTAG